In Choloepus didactylus isolate mChoDid1 chromosome 6, mChoDid1.pri, whole genome shotgun sequence, one DNA window encodes the following:
- the LOC119537001 gene encoding LOW QUALITY PROTEIN: interferon-induced very large GTPase 1-like (The sequence of the model RefSeq protein was modified relative to this genomic sequence to represent the inferred CDS: inserted 2 bases in 1 codon; deleted 1 base in 1 codon; substituted 1 base at 1 genomic stop codon), translated as MTISSTTIVGKDKEIYQLREKGNRTIEQYKNDIGKEKQKIHCEQYHKVIVLNDLVKSLLESLQSHPETHTELYFLQGLSMLMDQQTTRELENLYQRHSSLLTQVKAEKQKQSRRDSLKPWEAELEAVSKEISDSTLGIEHLLREAGQIYEALEEASSQTNMLFLSLPQMAADLMISGVPIELIDGDASYVPLKWVAAVFDKVSEKLGNKRMFVLSVLSLQNSGKSTLLNAMFGLQFSLSAGRCTWGAYMQLMKVEEMLREEVDFDFVLVADTEGLQASQLINKSQNEENELATFVIGLGNLTLINICGKDLSEIQDILQISVHAFLRMKQLNISPRCLFVHQNVEEIIDTNQSMEKQRWLQKRLDEMAVAAAKHEQCSDISHFSDVIKFDTKTHVYYFAHLXEGYPPMTPPNPCYSHNVQGLRSRILKDAKKESRGNILKISELKARKWDLWKALVNENFIFSFRNTQEVMAMNKLETMYNSWTWELRSHVLDSQRELNNEAQNAEVEELKRSSVENQVTKKYEAMKQELERCFQEXTEILAQWKERFKDDLKNLKEDLLVETMRKYKDLISGKKIQDLLKEKKIKFEHKLLEKIREVSGSPTEKELHKELREMFNKIWSEHVSILLPPKLPSVEDPDIDIELKNILLEHFKQQPNIVTKLGIVIDRKQTFSINSSKYAITSQKFQVFEPSVEEFKKEIINKTAQIMKRVKEIIHKREQQNEGYSSSYFREILCVIHTETEAESQRVRFTLINRCKLELALELFQEAANSFQKVCVAFKRANNPVLYLESKREEFFYRF; from the exons ATGACAATTTCTTCCACCACCATTGTAGGGAAG GACAAGGAAATCTATCagctgagagaaaaaggaaacaggacCATTGAACAATACAAGAATGACAttggaaaggaaaagcaaaaaatacACTGTGAACAGTATCACAAAGTCATTGTCCTCAATGACTTGGTGAAGTCTCTGCTTGAAAGTCTTCAGTCACACCCAGAGACCCACACAGAGCTCTACTTTCTGCAGGGACTGAGTATGTTAATGGACCAACAGACCACAAGAGAATTAGAAAATCTCTATCAGAGGCATAGTTCCCTTTTGACTCAGGTAAAAGCAGAGAAGCAGAAGCAGTCAAGGAGAGACTCCCTCAAGCCCTGGGAGGCTGAGCTAGAAGCTGTTTCCAAGGAGATCAGTGACTCCACTCTGGGAATTGAGCATCTCCTGAGAGAAGCTGGCCAAATCTACGAAGCTCTGGAAGAAGCTTCCTCCCAAACAAATATGCTATTTCTCTCCCTACCCCAAATGGCTGCTGACCTGATGATATCTGGAGTTCCTATAGAGCTGATAGATGGGGATGCTTCTTATGTGCCCCTGAAGTGGGTGGCTGCTGTTTTTGACAAGGTCTCTGAGAAACTTGGAAACAAACGGATGTTTGTTCTCTCTGTCCTTAGCCTGCAGAACTCAGGAAAGTCCACTCTACTGAATGCAATGTTTGGGCTACAATTCAGTCTCAGTGCTGGGAGATGTACATGGGGGGCCTATATGCAGCTCATGAAGGTGGAAGAGATGCTCAGAGAAGAGGTGGACTTTGATTTTGTGCTGGTTGCAGACACAGAAGGACTTCAGGCCTCACAGCTCATCAACAAATCACAGAATGAGGAAAATGAGCTGGCAACCTTTGTCATTGGACTTGGAAACTTAACTCTAATCAATATTTGTGGGAAGGATCTGTCAGAAATACAAGATATTCTGCAAATATCTGTACATGCCTTTCTTAGAATGAAACAACTGAATATCTCCCCAAGATGCCTATTTGTTCATCAGAATGTGGAAGAAATTATAGATACAAATCAAAGTATGGAAAAGCAAAGGTGGCTACAAAAGAGATTGGATGAAATGGCAGTTGCTGCAGCCAAACATGAACAGTGCTCAGATATATCCCACTTCAGTGACGTCATTAAGTTTGATACCAAGACCCACGTTTATTACTTTGCTCACCTCTAGGAAGGTTATCCCCCAATGACTCCACCCAATCCCTGCTATAGCCACAATGTCCAGGGGCTGAGAAGTAGGATTCTTAAGGATGCCAAAAAAGAATCCAggggaaatattttgaagatatcAGAGCTTAAAGCCCGGAAATGGGATTTGTGGAAGGCCTTAGTAAACGAGAACTTCATTTTCAGTTTCAGAAACACTCAAGAGGTCATGGCTATGAATAAATTGGAGACCATGTACAACAGCTGGACCTGGGAACTGAGAAGCCATGTACTGGACTCCCAGAGAGAGCTGAACAACGAGGCTCAGAATGCAGAAGTTGAGGAGCTCAAGAGAAGCTCAGTTGAGAATCAAGTTACAAAAAAATATGAAGCCATGAAGCAAGAACTTGAGAGGTGTTTTCAAGA GACAGAAATACTGGCCCAGTGGAAAGAAAGATTTAAAGATGATTTGAAGAATCTTAAAGAGGACCTTTTAGTAGAAACCATGAGAAAATACAAGGATCTAATTAGTGGAAAGAAAATACAAGACcttttgaaggagaaaaaaataaaatttgaacatAAGTTATTAGAAAAAATAAGGGAGGTGTCTGGATCCCCCACTGAGAAAGAATTACATAAGGAGCTGAGGGAGATGTTCAACAAGATCTGGTCAGAGCATGTCTCCATTCTTTTGCCCCCCAAACTCCCATCTGTTGAGGATCCTGATATTGATATTGAGTTAAAGAATATTCTCCTGGAGCATTTTAAACAGCAGCCCAATATTGTG ACAAAGTTAGGTATTGTGATAGATAGGAAGCAAACATTTTCTATCAATTCCTCTAAATATGCCATCACCTCTCAAAAGTTCCAAGTATTTGAACCTTCTGTGGAAGAGTTCAAAAAAGAGATTATAAATAAGACAGCTCAAATTATGAAAAGGGTTAAAGAAATCATCCACAAAAGAGAACAACAGAATGAAGGTTACAGTTCTAGTTACTTCCGTGAAATCCTGTGTGTGATTCATACAGAGACTGAGGCTGAATCTCAAAGAGTCAGATTCACCCTAATAAATAGATGTAAATTAGAACTCGCCCTAGAGCTATTCCAAGAGGCAGCAAACAGTTTTCAAAAGGTGTGTGTGGCATTCAAGAGAGCAAATAACCCTGTCCTCTACCTAGAGAGTAAAAGAGAGGAATTTTTTTACCGATTTTAA
- the LOC119537489 gene encoding olfactory receptor 2AG2-like: MEPGNSTLGSAFILMGILNDSGSPELLCSIIAVLYMLALTSNGLLLLVITVDARLHVPMYLLLGQLSLMDLLFTSVVTPKALVDFLSRQNTISFRGCAFQMFLALILGSAEDLLLAFMAYDRYVAICHPLNYMVLMRPRVCWSMVATSWILASLCALGHTMYTMYFSFCMSREIRHLLCEIPSLLKLACEDTSRYELMVYVTGMTFLLLPLSAIVTSYALILFAVLHLPSMEGRKKALVTCSSHLIVVGMFYGAATFMYVLPSSFHSEKQDNIISVFYTIVTPALNPLIYSLRNKEVMGGLRRVLGKYM; encoded by the coding sequence ATGGAGCCTGGGAACTCCACCTTGGGAAGCGCCTTCATCTTGATGGGGATTCTGAATGACAGTGGGTCTCCTGAGCTGCTCTGCTCCATAATCGCTGTCCTGTACATGTTGGCCCTGACCAGCAATGGCCTGCTGCTCCTGGTCATCACAGTGGATGCCCGGCTCCACGTGCCCATGTACCTCCTGCTTGGGCAGCTCTCGCTCATGGACCTCCTCTTCACATCTGTTGTCACTCCCAAGGCCCTTGTGGATTTTCTGAGCAGACAAAACACCATCTCGTTTAGAGGCTGTGCCTTTCAGATGTTCCTGGCCCTGATACTGGGGAGTGCAGAGGACCTCCTCCTGGCTTTCATGGCCTATGACAGGTACGTGGCCATTTGCCATCCTCTGAACTACATGGTCCTCATGAGGCCCAGGGTCTGCTGGTCCATGGTGGCCACATCCTGGATCCTGGCTTCCCTGTGTGCTTTAGGACACACCATGTATACTATGTACTTTTCTTTCTGCATGTCTCGGGAAATCAGACACCTGCTCTGTGAGATCCCATCCTTGCTCAAGTTGGCCTGTGAAGATACGTCAAGATACGAACTCATGGTATATGTGACAGGGATGACGTTCCTTTTGCTCCCCCTTTCTGCCATTGTCACCTCTTATGCATTGATCCTCTTTGCTGTGCTCCACTTGCCCTcaatggagggaaggaagaaagcccTGGTCACTTGCTCTTCCCACCTGATCGTGGTCGGGATGTTCTATGGAGCTGCCACATTCATGTATGTCTTGCCCAGTTCCTTCCACAGTGAGAAACAGGACAACATCATCTCTGTTTTCTACACAATTGTCACCCCAGCCCTGAACCCCctcatctacagcctgaggaatAAGGAGGTCATGGGGGGTTTGAGGAGGGTCCTGGGAAAATACATGTGA